The following coding sequences are from one Oceanidesulfovibrio indonesiensis window:
- a CDS encoding YbhB/YbcL family Raf kinase inhibitor-like protein: protein MAMNLTSPAFEHGKPIPTRHSCDGENVSPEMTWSDVPDAATSLVLICDDPDAPGGTFDHWVVYNLSRDLEGLDEDIPPIDALEDGGNQGVNDFGKIGYGGPCPPSDTHRYYFTLYAVEDTLHFAEPPTKQDVLDAIEGKVVDKAQLMGTYTR from the coding sequence ATGGCGATGAATCTCACGAGCCCTGCCTTTGAACACGGCAAGCCCATACCCACCCGCCACTCCTGCGACGGCGAGAACGTCTCCCCGGAAATGACCTGGTCCGACGTGCCTGATGCGGCGACTTCCCTTGTACTGATCTGCGACGACCCGGACGCGCCTGGCGGCACTTTCGACCATTGGGTGGTCTACAACCTGTCACGGGACCTGGAAGGCCTGGATGAGGATATCCCCCCCATTGATGCGCTTGAAGACGGCGGCAATCAGGGCGTCAACGATTTCGGCAAGATCGGCTACGGCGGCCCATGTCCGCCGTCCGACACGCACCGGTACTACTTCACGCTATACGCTGTGGAAGACACGCTGCACTTTGCCGAACCGCCCACCAAACAGGATGTGCTCGACGCCATCGAGGGCAAGGTGGTGGACAAGGCCCAACTCATGGGCACGTATACACGCTGA
- a CDS encoding sirohydrochlorin cobaltochelatase codes for MSNSAILLAAFGSSEPQAHRILAVFETKVRQAFPGRPVRWAFTSGLIRERLAGEGKKTDSVSKAIARIGFERFETVAVQSLHVIPGKEFEDMERAVMTAVEDGVIRRATLGAPLLACETDVDNTADAIIRHLPTERSEGEAVLIMGHGTWHHGDAAYDRLAAALTTRDPLVRLGTLEGIQSLEPLLADLRKEHVATIWLVPLLAVVGAHVQRDMAGAGPDSWKSRIEAAGFSCIPIMRGAVENEGLADIWIEHLESAVTELDA; via the coding sequence ATGAGCAACTCGGCAATCCTCCTGGCCGCCTTCGGCTCCAGCGAACCCCAGGCGCACCGCATCCTCGCCGTGTTCGAGACCAAGGTCCGCCAGGCATTCCCGGGACGCCCCGTGCGCTGGGCCTTTACATCCGGCCTCATCCGCGAACGACTTGCCGGCGAAGGCAAAAAAACCGATTCCGTGAGCAAGGCCATCGCCCGCATCGGCTTTGAGCGGTTCGAGACCGTGGCAGTGCAGTCTTTGCATGTGATCCCCGGCAAGGAATTCGAGGACATGGAGCGCGCCGTCATGACTGCCGTGGAGGACGGCGTCATCCGCCGCGCAACACTCGGCGCGCCGCTCCTGGCCTGCGAGACGGATGTAGACAATACAGCCGACGCCATCATCCGGCATCTGCCGACGGAACGCAGCGAGGGCGAGGCTGTGCTCATCATGGGGCACGGCACCTGGCACCATGGCGACGCGGCCTACGACCGCCTCGCCGCCGCCCTGACCACCCGCGACCCGCTTGTGCGACTCGGCACCCTGGAGGGTATTCAGTCCCTGGAACCGCTGCTGGCGGACCTGCGCAAGGAACATGTCGCCACAATCTGGCTCGTCCCCCTGCTGGCCGTGGTGGGCGCCCACGTGCAGCGAGACATGGCAGGCGCCGGCCCCGATTCATGGAAATCCCGCATCGAAGCCGCAGGCTTCTCCTGCATCCCGATCATGCGCGGGGCCGTGGAGAACGAAGGCCTCGCCGACATCTGGATCGAACACCTCGAATCGGCCGTGACCGAACTCGATGCCTGA